A single window of Montipora capricornis isolate CH-2021 chromosome 14, ASM3666992v2, whole genome shotgun sequence DNA harbors:
- the LOC138033736 gene encoding uncharacterized protein, protein MQQMHTSMAVSKNFLSSFPSTTQSSAHMQVRKLSSEITAPLVVTGLQTPTARPDNIQQGNAITQRPGQYEARERTEVTNPLIVTGLQAPTARPSSFPQGKTIAQRPSQYQPGERSEVGTSITELLTPTAPLNNKQQENAICQRPRQYQARGRSPERVQLNVAEREDSSPLSSFEAIAEATSMPESDVVAPPSTKVLPTTPQGMPYSDSVNNGSASYDMWRSSMTALLDMEAEEFEQMSNLASDQKNAHHDLYEENQALRKENQQLKEQLMNIRQQNDFSHPAPTEEVITFLECFTRHYRSSIPSQSSPSSLDLQPCQQYVIKANLSPPTNNSNSTTVKLLDNYDVSVDRTKLRVALQGARQKSPIFLLNKLIPLVFSEEELANSCGLGIHTTSAKSATSKQSIPKLPLDSYKVAACKEYLTAFCIQNDKAYPNSKEVNSAFTQQITYARVKAGRKAKIVDMTGL, encoded by the exons ATGCAGCAAATGCACACATCCATGGCCGTTAGCAAGAACTTTCTGAGTTCTTTTCCGTCCACTACGCAGAGTTCGGCTCATATGCAGGTCAGAAAGTTGAGTTCTGAAATCACAGCCCCTCTTGTTGTCACTGGCTTGCAAACACCAACGGCGCGACCCGACAACATTCAGCAAGGAAACGCCATTACACAACGCCCAGGTCAATACGAGGCCAGAGAAAGGACTGAAGTCACAAACCCTCTAATTGTCACAGGTTTGCAGGCACCAACGGCGCGACCCAGCAGCTTCCCGCAAGGAAAAACCATTGCTCAACGCCCAAGCCAATACCAGCCCGGCGAGAGGTCTGAGGTCGGCACATCTATCACCGAGCTTCTAACACCAACGGCGCCACTCAACAACAAGCAGCAAGAAAACGCCATTTGTCAACGCCCACGTCAATACCAGGCCAGAGGGAGGTCTCCAGAAAGAGTGCAACTCAATGTTGCGGAAAGAGAGGACTCCTCTCCTCTATCTTCCTTTGAAGCCATTGCTGAAGCCACTTCCATGCCAGAGTCTGATGTGGTAGCACCACCTTCTACAAAAGTATTGCCAACGACACCGCAGGGAATGCCTTACTCCGACTCAGTCAACAATGGGAGTGCAAGCTATGATATGTGGAGGTCCTCTATGACAGCTCTTTTGGACATGGAAGCAGAAGAATTTGAGCAGATGTCGAATCTCGCATCCGACCAGAAAAATGCTCACCATGATCTTTACGAAGAAAACCAAGCACTTCGGAAAGAAAACCAACAGCTCAAAGAACAGCTGATGAACATCAGGCAACAGAACGATTTCTCTCACCCAG CTCCTACTGAAGAGGTGATAACTTTCCTCGAGTGCTTCACTAGACACTATCGTTCTAGTATTCCCTCTCAAAGTTCGCCATCGTCTTTAGACTTGCAGCCTTGCCAGCAATACGTGATAAAAGCAAATCTCTCGCCACCTACG AACAATTCAAACTCCACAACGGTGAAGCTGCTCGACAACTACGATGTTTCGGTTGATCGAACCAAACTGAGAGTTGCTCTTCAAGGAGCACGCCAGAAGAGCCCCATCTTTTTATTAAATAAACTTATACCTCTGGTGTTCTCCGAAGAAGAGCTAGCTAATTCCTGCGGCCTTGGAATTCACACCACAAGTGCTAAATCCGCGACTTCCAAACAGTCCATTCCAAAGTTACCATTGGATAGCTACAAAGTGGCAGCTTGTAAAG AATATTTGACGGCGTTCTGCATCCAAAACGACAAAGCATATCCAAACAGCAAGGAGGTGAATTCGGCTTTCACGCAACAAATTACTTACGCGAGGGTGAAAGCCGGTAGAAAAGCGAAAATTGTCGATATGACAGGACTATAA
- the LOC138033401 gene encoding uncharacterized protein → MDVSKRRRKRKRSQEHTADEFVEVNVPLLAAEEAIDNSQPKGNDRGHANAEGYHGEVLFDPPNPNDVAEQSDESESNGSGFLEASLSPVTNNSTENETQLLDEWLKNDNRDRNLPLDSRDPDFDELWSYVRDDLLDRREDNFEDELISVMDVEDEDVWFNAEEHLQLSDNAGKFCSLPSQCAGNPQQPEKNTPGPKEKTDFDQEPLYKGANVTLGSVMVLLVMFVIRHNLTSEALENLLSIIAALLPASSILPSSVSRFKKYFTNLKHPFVFHHYCSFCFAYISQRGVKQCTNSHCLKDLSAKGATSYFIEIPMVDQLQTMFSRSGFYKDLQHRFNRKKQAQENIEDIYDGRLYRSLVRKGILSSGNNISFIFNTDGVPVFKSSKVSIWPLYLIINELPHHKRFAKENMLFAGMWFGEKKPAMWTFLRPFHESFSKLEQGVNFSVNGIGNVTCQGVLLGGTCDLPARCLVCNAIQYNGASSCWKCLQQGKTVKTGQRGCVRVFPYQMQDPKGPQRTRAETEKNAREALANQLNNKKDYIVHGIKGPSWFGLLEHFDYVAGTGIDYMHGVLLGVQKLLLTLWFSAKFAGKVFSVSGQVSLADKRLSEISPTLEIHRLPRSISEHLKYWKASELRSFLLYYGVPVLYGILPDNYFHHYAIFVHAIYICLKESISSEDLKKAELMLFSFCEDFSSLYDERFITLNVHQLLHLTDDVRDLGPMYTHSCFSFEDKNGFILKLIHGTQFIDSQILSAVSITQKIPELRDKCITSGTDLEAVYFTLSHPRKPAKMLEISKNVYALGAFYNRTLGAEEYAAFQRYLGLAPSTVDVRAFNRLQIGLSGCYVYGLDYKRMLKRNCAAVKYLSQHPNGAANGVQFALVQYFFQVSTNEGDVLNLVMAKTLKLQRDYDDTTHIHVVESHHQELITFPLRDVCCNCIFICFTDNPERGYICEFPNRVEVD, encoded by the coding sequence ATGGATGTTAGCAAAAGACGACGTAAACGCAAGCGATCCCAAGAACACACAGCAGACGAGTTTGTAGAGGTCAATGTACCTTTACTTGCAGCAGAAGAGGCCATCGACAATAGCCAACCAAAGGGTAATGATAGAGGTCACGCGAACGCTGAAGGATATCATGGAGAAGTTCTGTTTGACCCGCCAAATCCAAATGATGTAGCCGAACAAAGTGATGAATCAGAAAGCAATGGTTCCGGGTTTCTTGAAGCTAGTTTGTCCCCGGTCACTAATAACAGCACTGAAAACGAAACTCAGCTACTTGATGAATGGCTCAAGAACGACAATCGCGACAGAAACCTTCCTTTAGATAGCCGAGACCCTGACTTCGACGAACTGTGGTCATATGTAAGGGACGATCTGCTGGACCGGCGTGAAGACAATTTTGAGGATGAGTTGATCAGCGTGATGGATGTCGAAGATGAAGATGTCTGGTTCAATGCTGAAGAACACCTTCAGCTGTCAGACAATGCTGGCAAATTTTGTAGTTTACCTTCACAGTGTGCAGGTAATCCACAGCAACCAGAAAAAAACACCCCAGGCCCAAAAGAGAAAACTGACTTCGACCAAGAACCTTTGTATAAAGGTGCAAATGTAACTTTAGGCTCAGTTATGGTATTGCTTGTGATGTTTGTTATTAGGCATAACTTGACCAGCGAAGCGCTTGAAAATCTATTATCCATAATCGCCGCACTATTGCCGGCATCAAGCATTCTCCCAAGCTCGGTGAGCCGCTTTAAGAAGTACTTCACTAACTTGAAACACCCGTTTGTTTTCCACCATTATTGCTCCTTCTGTTTTGCCTACATTAGTCAACGAGGAGTCAAACAGTGTACAAATTCACATTGTCTCAAAGATCTATCAGCTAAGGGTGCTACGTCCTATTTTATAGAAATCCCCATGGTGGATCAACTTCAAACAATGTTTTCAAGATCCGGCTTTTATAAAGACTTGCAGCACAGGTTTAATCGCAAGAAGCAAGCACAGGAAAACATCGAAGACATTTATGATGGGAGGTTATACAGATCCTTAGTTAGGAAAGGAATTCTCAGTTCAGGAAATAATATTTCGTTCATCTTTAACACTGACGGTGTCCCAGTATTTAAGTCGTCAAAAGTTTCTATTTGGCCCCTCTATCTCATCATCAACGAATTACCTCATCACAAGAGGTTCGCAAAAGAAAATATGCTTTTTGCAGGAATGTGGTTTGGTGAAAAAAAGCCAGCCATGTGGACATTTCTGAGACCGTTTCATGAATCGTTTTCCAAGTTAGAGCAAGGGGTTAATTTCTCTGTCAACGGCATTGGCAACGTAACATGCCAAGGAGTTCTTCTTGGAGGCACATGTGATCTTCCTGCTCGTTGCTTAGTATGCAATGCTATACAGTACAATGGGGCGTCGAGTTGCTGGAAATGTCTACAGCAaggaaaaacagtcaaaacggGACAAAGAGGGTGCGTTAGAGTGTTTCCGTATCAAATGCAAGACCCCAAAGGTCCTCAAAGAACACGCgcggaaacagaaaaaaatgctCGAGAGGCACTAGCTAACCAGCTGAATAACAAGAAAGACTACATTGTCCATGGAATAAAGGGACCTTCATGGTTTGGATTACTGGAGCACTTTGATTACGTAGCTGGAACAGGCATAGACTATATGCATGGAGTTTTGTTGGGCGTTCAGAAGTTGCTACTGACTCTATGGTTCAGTGCAAAGTTCGCTGGAAAAGTCTTCAGTGTAAGTGGACAGGTCTCTCTTGCTGATAAACGCCTGTCGGAAATATCACCAACACTAGAAATCCATCGCTTACCGCGTTCTATTTCTGAGCATCTAAAGTACTGGAAGGCGAGCGAGTTGCGCTCATTTTTGCTTTATTACGGTGTTCCTGTCCTTTATGGTATATTACCAGATAATTATTTTCACCACTATGCAATCTTTGTACACGCAATTTACATTTGCCTTAAAGAGTCAATATCTTCAGAGGATCTTAAGAAAGCTGAATTGATGCTATTTAGCTTTTGTGAGGACTTCAGTTCACTTTATGATGAACGCTTCATTACTCTCAATGTTCATCAATTACTTCATTTAACTGATGATGTGAGAGACTTGGGGCCTATGTATACTCACAGCTGTTTtagttttgaagacaaaaaTGGCTTCATTTTAAAGTTAATACATGGAACGCAATTTATAGATAGCCAGATTCTCTCGGCTGTATCCATTACACAGAAGATACCAGAGCTTAGAGACAAGTGTATCACAAGCGGTACTGATTTAGAGGCAGTTTACTTCACGCTGAGCCATCCGCGAAAACCTGCCAAAATGCTTGAAATCTCAAAAAATGTTTACGCTTTAGGTGCATTTTACAACAGAACTTTGGGTGCTGAAGAATACGCAGCATTTCAGCGTTATCTTGGCTTGGCTCCCAGCACTGTTGATGTGCGTGCTTTTAACAGATTACAGATCGGTCTGTCCGGATGTTACGTTTATGGGCTTGATTACAAAAGAATGTTGAAGAGAAACTGTGCTGCGGTGAAATACCTTTCGCAACACCCGAACGGTGCAGCTAACGGTGTACAGTTTGCCCTTGTTCAGTACTTCTTTCAAGTGTCAACTAATGAAGGGGATGTTCTTAACCTTGTGATGGCAAAAACCTTAAAACTTCAGCGTGACTATGATGACACAACACACATTCACGTCGTGGAATCACACCATCAAGAACTGATCACCTTTCCATTGCGTGATGTGTGCTGTAACTGcatatttatttgtttcactGATAACCCGGAAAGGGGATATATCTGCGAGTTCCCTAATCGCGTTGAAGTAGATTAG
- the LOC138033741 gene encoding uncharacterized protein → MAEYSRIVVTMARFLAIAHIIVGFLLIIFGIADGITSTTGGNFVFRAGSIFFGVWIGAWVCVTGGLGIPGSRYEISSSRNCFAGIFMGFSIASAVLAGIIILFYSVMLSNVRDYDNDYYDDYSYDNDYRRWYSYDTKMALSVIVLILAIVEVVVGIWAAICLCVMKPCCPAQEPIVTFAGIPAQTMAVNADGVQVAFPAQTAGGVIPAQASYMYAQGMPVGAVGGPPPPQLVVAASPDGADSPQETEMEAYSGKYMPLKEQP, encoded by the exons ATGGCGGAATACAGCAGAATTGTGGTGACTATGGCCAGATTTCTTGCTATTGCCCACATTATTGTTGGCTTTTTATTGATCATTTTTGGTATAGCTGATGGTATTACATCAACAACGGGCGGTAATTTTGTATTTCGGGCTGGTTCCATATTTTTCGGAGTTTGGATTGGCGCATGG GTGTGTGTCACAGGAGGTTTGGGCATTCCAGGCAGTCGCTACGAAATAAGCTCCTCTCGCAATTGCTTT GCTGGTATCTTCATGGGATTCTCCATCGCATCTGCTGTGTTGGCTGGAATAATCATACTTTTCTACAGTGTGATGCTTTCTAATGTTAGAGATTACGACAATGACTACTACGATGATTACAGTTATGATAATGATTACAGACGTTGGTACTCGTATGATACAAAAATGGCACTCAGTGTCATTGTCTTGATCCTTGCCATTGTGGAGGTTGTGGTGGGTATTTGGGCAGCAATTTGTCTTTGTGTGATGAAACCTTGCTGTCCAGCTCAG GAACCAATAGTGACATTTGCTGGGATCCCTGCTCAAACAATGGCCGTAAATGCAGATGGTGTCCAAGTTGCCTTTCCAGCACAAACAGCTGGTGGCGTCATTCCAGCTCAGGCGTCCTACATGTATGCACAGGGAATGCCTGTCGGAGCAGTTGGTGGTCCTCCTCCTCCTCAGTTGGTAGTGGCAGCATCACCAGATGGAGCCGATTCACCTCAGGAGACTGAGATGGAAGCGTACAGTGGAAAGTACATGCCACTGAAGGAGCAGCCTTGA